The following coding sequences are from one Kiritimatiellales bacterium window:
- the ptsP gene encoding phosphoenolpyruvate--protein phosphotransferase codes for MSNITDSSGEIILQGIGVSPGVAIGEVVVFRQDGSDIPDYPVPESSIPAEISRFEEALAKTRRQLTEIRGRAAGALGEKHAGIFDAHLLVVDDRYIYDAVLAGLKKEHRNVEAVLNDVAGKYIDALSKVKDDYLRERAGDVRDVIHRIVKNLIGEGGMDRMNQLERPCIALAYDFTPSDTAGVDKRIVQAMVADAGSSTSHTAIMARALEVPAVVGLHDASTKVSSGDTVLVDGGKGLLIIRPTSERLLAYAQKMEAQKNILVGLEELKDKPSETQDGYRVPIAANIELPLEIAGIHRYGANGIGLFRTEFLFLNTEEPPDEEAQYKVYKNAADLCAPDNVVIRTLDLGGDKIASDVKMTAEANPFLGWRAIRYCLSHTEFFKTQLRAILRAAAGRKISIMYPMISCLSEVLAANRLLEECKQELKAEGKSFAAEIDVGIMIEIPSAALTADIIAPHIDFFSIGTNDLIQYTLAVDRVNDHVAHLYKPAHTAIIKLIQQTVAAGHKHRIPVAVCGEMAATPELVPLLIGLGVDELSVSPPAVPMIKDVVRNLHYAECRALAKDILQLVTSDEILQKCRELIQKTSPEILELFN; via the coding sequence ATGTCAAATATAACAGATTCTTCCGGCGAAATCATTCTGCAGGGCATCGGCGTGTCACCCGGCGTAGCCATCGGCGAAGTCGTTGTGTTCCGGCAGGACGGGTCTGATATTCCCGATTATCCGGTGCCGGAAAGTTCTATCCCTGCAGAAATTTCCCGCTTTGAAGAGGCGCTTGCCAAAACGCGCCGCCAGCTTACCGAAATCCGCGGACGCGCCGCCGGTGCACTCGGTGAAAAACATGCCGGAATTTTTGATGCGCACCTGCTGGTGGTGGATGACCGTTATATATACGATGCTGTACTTGCCGGATTAAAAAAAGAACACCGTAATGTCGAAGCGGTGCTGAATGATGTCGCCGGAAAATACATTGATGCACTGTCGAAAGTGAAAGACGATTATCTGCGCGAGCGCGCCGGCGACGTGCGCGATGTCATTCACCGCATTGTCAAAAACCTGATCGGCGAGGGCGGCATGGATCGCATGAATCAGCTGGAACGCCCTTGTATTGCACTGGCCTACGACTTCACCCCGTCGGATACCGCCGGCGTGGACAAGCGGATTGTGCAGGCGATGGTGGCAGACGCCGGCAGTTCAACGTCGCACACCGCTATTATGGCCCGTGCGCTCGAAGTTCCGGCGGTCGTCGGGCTTCATGATGCCAGCACTAAAGTTTCTTCAGGCGACACCGTTTTGGTTGACGGCGGTAAGGGACTGCTCATTATTCGCCCGACGTCGGAGCGTCTGCTCGCATACGCGCAAAAAATGGAGGCACAGAAAAATATTCTGGTCGGGCTGGAAGAGTTGAAAGACAAACCCTCCGAAACACAAGACGGATATCGTGTTCCAATTGCGGCGAATATTGAGCTGCCGCTCGAAATCGCCGGTATCCACCGTTACGGCGCTAACGGAATCGGTCTGTTCCGTACCGAATTTTTATTTCTGAACACTGAGGAGCCGCCGGATGAAGAAGCTCAGTATAAAGTGTATAAAAATGCCGCCGATTTGTGTGCGCCGGATAATGTGGTCATTCGTACTCTGGATCTCGGCGGCGATAAAATTGCATCCGATGTCAAAATGACTGCCGAAGCCAATCCGTTTCTCGGCTGGCGCGCCATTCGCTACTGTCTTTCGCACACTGAATTTTTTAAAACACAACTGCGCGCCATCCTGCGTGCCGCTGCCGGGCGCAAAATTTCAATCATGTATCCGATGATCAGCTGTCTAAGTGAAGTGCTGGCAGCCAACCGTCTGCTTGAAGAGTGCAAACAGGAGCTGAAAGCGGAAGGCAAATCATTCGCCGCTGAAATTGATGTTGGTATCATGATTGAAATTCCATCGGCGGCGCTGACTGCTGATATCATTGCGCCGCATATTGACTTTTTCAGTATTGGTACGAATGATCTGATTCAATATACATTGGCCGTTGACCGCGTAAATGATCATGTGGCGCATTTGTATAAACCGGCGCACACCGCCATAATTAAATTGATCCAGCAGACTGTTGCCGCCGGACACAAGCACCGTATTCCGGTGGCTGTTTGCGGCGAAATGGCGGCAACGCCGGAACTTGTCCCGCTGCTGATCGGTCTGGGTGTCGATGAACTCAGCGTTTCGCCGCCGGCGGTTCCAATGATTAAAGATGTCGTTCGTAATCTGCATTACGCTGAATGCCGCGCACTTGCTAAAGACATCCTGCAGCTCGTCACGTCCGACGAAATTCTGCAAAAATGCCGCGAACTGATCCAGAAAACATCGCCGGAAATCCTTGAGTTGTTCAATTGA
- the metK gene encoding methionine adenosyltransferase yields the protein MSKINIDHVFTSESVSEGHPDKVCDQISDAILDACLAADSKSRVACETLTTTNLVVNAGEITCRAWDSIAPENIARQVVREIGYDRPELEFCADTFEYICRLHRQSPDIAMGVTATETHEQGAGDQGMMFGYASDETEALMPAPVHYSHVLLNELQKIRKAGAIPYLRPDSKSQVSIKYINGQPDHITAVVISHQTDDVPLEKIRADLTAVVENVLAPTGLLKDDIEYFINPTGKFVIGGPHGDAGLTGRKIIVDTYGGIGSHGGGAFSGKDPSKVDRSAAYYARYVAKNIVAAGLAKKCEVQVAYAIGVAKPLSINIDTYGTGVLEDCELEALVSSGCVFDFRPAALIEELGLLTPNGWSYRDTAAYGHFGRPQFPWEKTDKVNALKSAVK from the coding sequence ATGAGCAAAATTAATATCGATCATGTGTTTACTTCAGAATCGGTTTCAGAAGGACATCCCGATAAAGTCTGCGATCAAATTTCTGATGCAATTCTCGACGCCTGTCTGGCGGCGGACTCAAAAAGCCGTGTTGCGTGCGAAACGCTGACGACCACCAACCTCGTCGTCAATGCCGGCGAAATCACCTGCCGGGCATGGGACAGCATCGCGCCGGAAAACATCGCGCGCCAGGTTGTGCGGGAGATCGGCTACGACCGGCCGGAACTTGAATTTTGCGCCGACACCTTTGAATACATCTGCCGCCTGCACAGACAGTCGCCCGATATTGCTATGGGCGTTACCGCCACCGAAACGCATGAGCAGGGAGCCGGCGATCAGGGCATGATGTTCGGCTATGCGTCCGATGAAACTGAAGCACTGATGCCGGCGCCGGTACATTACAGTCATGTATTGCTCAATGAACTGCAGAAAATCCGCAAAGCCGGCGCGATTCCATACTTGCGTCCCGACTCCAAATCGCAGGTTTCCATCAAATATATAAACGGTCAGCCGGATCATATTACAGCGGTGGTAATCTCACACCAGACCGACGACGTGCCGCTGGAAAAAATCCGCGCAGATCTCACCGCAGTTGTCGAAAACGTACTCGCACCAACCGGACTGTTGAAAGATGATATTGAATACTTCATTAATCCCACCGGCAAATTTGTGATCGGCGGACCGCATGGCGATGCCGGACTCACCGGCCGCAAAATTATTGTCGACACCTACGGCGGCATCGGCAGTCACGGCGGCGGCGCATTCTCTGGAAAAGATCCATCGAAAGTCGACCGCTCCGCTGCATACTATGCGCGTTATGTTGCGAAAAACATTGTTGCTGCCGGCCTGGCGAAAAAATGCGAAGTACAGGTTGCGTACGCCATCGGCGTAGCTAAACCGCTGAGCATTAATATTGACACCTACGGCACCGGCGTACTCGAAGACTGTGAGCTTGAGGCTCTGGTTTCCTCCGGCTGCGTGTTTGACTTCCGCCCGGCGGCGCTCATCGAAGAGCTCGGACTGCTCACGCCAAACGGCTGGAGCTACCGCGATACTGCGGCTTACGGGCATTTCGGACGTCCGCAGTTTCCGTGGGAAAAAACTGATAAAGTTAACGCACTTAAATCCGCTGTAAAATAA